Within the Candidatus Acidiferrales bacterium genome, the region AAGTCCGTCACCGTTTTTCATGTCCTGCACAATCAGGTTGAGGAGGAGTGTCGACTTTCCCGTCCCGGTGGCACCGACGACATGCATGTGTTTCGTTCTTTGCTCGGGACTTATGGAAACAACTCTCCTAATGCCATGGTGAACATTCTCACCGATAATGAGGTTGTGACCGACGACGTCAACAGGAGCCTGCCTTGTTCCTGTCGTCACTCTCGAAAGTTTCTCGGAGATTACATCTGACGACGGCGGATGCACAAACCCGCACAACTCTTCGCTGTTCAGTATCATGCCGCTACGCCTCGTGAGGCGCCAGACGATATCTCTCAAATGTTCCTCGTCGTCATAACCCTCGTTGTTCAACGGTATGAATTCGTTGCTTTCCGGTCTCGAGAATGTTCTGAATGTTGCCGCAAGCGACCTCGCTATCTCATAAGCCCGGCTCTCGGAGCCGGCACTCCCCAGGACCCTGAATCCAACAGCGTAAAGCGGCTTGCTTATTTTCTCATGGGCTAACTTCACCATCTCGGGCGAATCAACAAAGAATGAAGTCCCGTCAAAATCGGTCACCGACCTCATGATGCTCTCCGCCCATGGATTGTGGACTGACTGAAAGAGAACCTGGAAGATGCCTGTTTCACCTTTGGAGAGGCTCTCCAGAGTCGCATATATGCCAGTCAGGGGATCGATGTTGAAGTTCTTGAATGCTTTGATCGGCCTCATGAATTCATCCGACAATCCGAAATCCACGATTGCGGAGCTGCGGTCGTTGTTTCCCAATCCGGACGCGATTTTGCTTTCGCCAGAGGGGTCCATCCGGACGGGGTCTATCACAACTCCGGGAAAGTATGCTTTGAGATGATGCGAAACCTGGTCCGCATCGGAGGCGCGGCTGACGAATTGCACCGTTATAGCTTCATGCGTCCCGATGATCTCGAAGCTCAACGGAAACTGCGTGTAAGAAAGGTTGAGAAGGAGCTGCTCAACGCCCAGGAAGGAAATGTCGCTCTCCCTCGGGAGCGTGATTTCAAGCTCGACAAGTTCTGAGCCATCCTCGAAAGGGCTCGGCTCCGCCGCATAATCATCGATGCTTGAATCGAAAGACGGTTCGTTCTCTTCATGTCCCTTGAACAGATTCCCGACCTTTTCCACGAGCGAGCTTATAAGAGTAGGCTTCCTTCCGTCATCGATCACCGGTTGACGGTAGAAAAAGGTTGCCCGGTTGAACGGTACGTATGGTGGTTCAAGGCCGACGGGAAAGTCATAAATATCCCAACCTCTTCCCCTGTATTCCCAGAGGTAGAAATTCTCCGTCAATCGCTCGGCAAGAGTAAACACCGCGGCCTCGAAAAATTAGTGTTACTGGAAAAGCTTCTCGTTTATTATCGGCTTGCGCTCCGCTTCTGAGAGCGCCCGTATCCCTTTCGCGCTCGTCTGTTGTTCAAGAGCCTCCTGTACTGCGCTGCCGATACTATCCTGGAACATGATAGCGGTATCCTTCCTGAAATAAGTATCGGGCATAAGGTGCTTCATCAGCCGGCCTCCCATGAAAGGGATCATCGAGAGGAAAATCTGACCTCCAGTCGGTCTCTCTCCGAGCCACCACGAGGTGAAGAATCCGGGCCCAAATGGAGCAGCGCAGATGTCGAACAAAAGCTCGAACCTCTGAATTCTCAGGTACTCGCGTTTGGCCGAATAAAACGCGGTCTCATGTTGTTCGACACGGGAAATGCGCAGATTGGGTATGTTCTTAGCCTTCACAAGTTCCGTCACCGCATTGTAAAACTCCTGAACAGAAATCTGGAACCCCTCAAATGAGTGATGCCAGTGCGAGAACGCAACTACCTTTGCTCGCTTTTTCTGGATGCTCGCCGCTATCCCGATAAGGATAATTAGTAGCAGTCCGAAAGCGGCCGTAAGGAGTACAAAGGTAAGAGTGCTCGGTCCGGTGTCTTGATGAGTCCCATAAGAATAATTCTGATACATGACTACCTCCTTCGCTACGGTTAATAAACTTCATTGAAGTCTGTTTAACTTTTCACGACTATCCACGCTCTCCGACAAGAATTTAGCCAATTAGACCAAAAATTAAAACTTAGACAACGCTAGTTAAATCCTCGAATATCACTATTTGCCCAATCCGGCATTTTCGCCATCCTTATTTGTGAATGCGCTCGGTTGATATCCTAAAAGTATGGAGAACAAAAATCGTCGGAGGATACCGAGCCTTCTCAGGAAATACCGGAGGGTGAGAGGGTTCAAGCAGAAAGAGGTCGCGATGTTGCTCAACCTCAAGAGCCCGAGCCGCATATCGCGCTGGGAGAAAGGGGCGTGCTTCCCGAGCGTCAAGAACCTGTTCCGCCTCGCGATCATATATAGAGTGCTGGTCGACGCAATCTTCCCCGATCTATACCATTCGCTTAAGGAAGAACTGAAGAAACGGGAAGATGATCTTTTCGGTCGGAAGGGGCCTTCCAAGAAGGCGGCTTTGGATTAAAGCCATGGAACGAAGGGTCATACGCCCCGGCGAGTGGTATTGGGCGGATAAGGCGGTCATCCAGGAATATGCCAGGAAACTGGGCCTTCTGACCGTCGGGGTGTACCACTTTCTTGCAAGCATGGTGGACGAAAACCAGGACTGTTATCCGTCCCAAAAATACGTCGCGGAAAGGATCGGCTGTTCGAGGGAATCAGTATCCAGGGCAGTTAAGAGGCTTGTGGAAAATAAGTTGATAAGTGTGTGGAAGACCCCCGGGGAAAGGAAGGTGTACCACCTTCTGCCGGTCACTATGTTCTTTAAAGAAACGAAGGTGTCCCGTAAAGGCACTCCGGATGTATCACGAGAAGACACAAACAACAATAAGGGAACAAGAAATAAGAACAATAACGTTGTTGGTGTCAAAAAATCTTATCCCTCGGATACGACTGAGGTCAAACCTCCCGAAGGCAGCGACCGCGAGATTAAGGAAAAATTATTGGCCCATGATCTATCCGAAGCCCTTGACGACCGAGACCATCTCTCGATCTACCTTTCATACGCGAAGAAATACCCCGAACCATTCCTGAGGCGCATCTTGTCGGAGACCAGGATGACGCCGGAATCAAGGATCAGAAAGAGTCGGGCGGCATTATTCAGGTACCTTTTGAACATCTATGCAGAGTGAACCAATGAGGATCATCTCGGTTAACCCCGGATGGAGGCACACCGGAATCGCGGTGTTCCGGGGATCGGATCTCGACGACTGGAGAGTGAAATCAATACGGCACAGAACGGCCGACGAGATATACGGCATTATGACAGCGACGCTCGACGACTTGGCGGAAACGTATGGCGTGAAGGTTCTAGCGATGAAAAAACTTCATCCGGCAAGAAGTTCAAGAAATCTTCGCGAACTTACAACAGAAGTGAAAAGGTGGGCCGCAAAGAGAGGTCTTGTTGTCCGTGATTTCTCGATAAAGGAGGTCGAGTCGTCCTTTCTATCTCTAGGGATGTTGAACAAGGCACGTCTTGTGGAGGAGGTGGTCGCAAGATATCCTGTCCTCTGCTCGGAACTTGAGATTGGGGGACGAAGCCATAGCCCATATTCCATTCGCATGTTTGAGGCGGTCGCTTTGGGAATGAAATGCCTGAGCGATTTGGAAAAGGAAAAAGGTCGGAAAATAATCTTGACAAATCATGAGAAACAATAAAAGGATCCTGGCAATCGATCCCGGTACGCATTATATCGGCGTGGCAGTTCTTGTCGGCCCGAAGCTTGTGTACTATGGAGTGAAAACGCTCTCTCGGCGAAAGCCGACGCGTGAAGCGCTCAAAGAGGGACGGAAAGTTATTGGATTACTGATCGATGACTTCAGTCCGTCAATACTCGCTGTAGAGAAGACGTTTTTCGCAAAAAGCAGCAACGGGACTCTTCTCAACACGTTCGCACGTGAAATAGTCTGGATAGGCAAGAGGAGAGGATTGAGTGTAGAAGTTATGGCAGCAAATACCGTCCGAAAGATCGTATGCAAGAACGGCAAAGCTACCAAGCAGGACGTGGGAAAGGCCGTTGTTAGCCTTTATCCAGAATTGTCGCCATATCTCTCGTCAGACCGGAGGTGGAAGGAGAAGTTCTACTACAACATGTTTGATGCAGTGGCGCTGGGGTTGGCTTCCAATGATAAACACGAGATGTTTTAAGCGAATGCTTTCAAGCCGTACAACGGGTTCTTAAATCCCCTTTAAAAGAACTGCATCTTCCGGACCTCCCGATCAACGGAGAATGACCCGAAAAAACTTAACCATGTTTGATTAGCGATAACAATTTCTTGATCTGATCCCGATGCCCCAACGTTGAGATGTCTTATACGCCTAACCTTCCCAGCGTGCGATAAATTTTCATCAGCAGTTCGTCGGTCTCATATGGTTTCGGCAAGAAATCTGTGGCCCCTTTCTCTAACGCATCAGCTTTCACCTCTGGCTCAAGGTAGCCGCTCGCCAACATAACCTTCACTTCAGGATTTAATCTCTTGAGTTCGGAGAGAACTTCAGTGCCTCCCATTTCGGGCAACCCCATATCGAGAATGACCAGGTTCACTTCATTCATGTGCACCTTGTAAGTCAAGAGGCCATTCAAACCATCGGCTGCAAGGAGCACTTTGTACCCGTTGTCTTCAAGAAATGTCTTGAAGAAATCTCTGAGCGGTTCTTCATCCTCAATCGCGAGTATCAACTCGCCATGACCTTTGAGGAATTCCATCCCCTTCTTTTCTTCATGACGAAACACTTCTATTGTTTGAGGAGGGATCGGGAAATAAAGAGAAAATGTGGTACCTTTGCCGACCATGCTTTCAACATCGATAAGACCATTGTGAACCTTCATGATTCCGTACACAACTGACAACCCCAGTCCTGTCCCCTGTCCGCCCTTCTTTGTCGTGAAGAAGGGCTCAAAAATGTGCTTGAGTGTTTCTTTATCCATACCCGTGCCGGTGTCCTTTATCTGGAGAAGGAGGTACCGGTCAGTTTCATTTTCCCGGAAGCGTTCGTTCAGCATTTCGCGACCGATCTTCTTCGTAACAATGCTTATAGTCCCTCCGTTGAGCATTGCGTCACGCGCATTCACGCAGAGGTTGAGGAGAACCTGATTAAGTTGATTTGGGTCAGCATGGATCAAAGGAATATCCTGCTCAATCTCTACATGAAAAACGATCTTTTGGGGAAATGTTTCCTTAAGAAGGGCAGTAACCTCATTGACAACATCTCCTATCCTCACCGATTCGGTCACGACGTCAACTTTCCGGGCAAAAGTGAGGAGCTGTTTCACCGTATTGGCACCGCGCTCAATCGCTTTTCTAACCGCCTCGAAGCTTTTCCTAACCCTTTCTGAGTCCTGCCGCCACCTCTCCATGATCCATACATGCGATAGAATCACGTTTAAGATATTATTGAAGTCGTGAGCTATCCCGCCGACGAGAGTTCCCAACGTCTCAAGCCTCTGTGATTGGAAAAGCTCCTCCTCCAATTGCCTTTCGCTGGTTTCATCTATGAGATATCCGCGGACATAGTTAAGGTTACCCACGGAATCGA harbors:
- a CDS encoding PAS domain S-box protein, with the translated sequence MKRVRRTKSGRSKIHPHTVSRLLAESSVTGVFLVQHGVFRYVNETFAEMFGYEASDIVDKLGPLDLAAGDDGTRLSENINLCLKGESPDFRHSFHGITRDGKPVYAEIRGAFVKCKNHPTVIGTIADNTNHFKDDEALRETLNRYRSFFDEDIAPHYVTTPDGAFVDCNSAFARLFAFPSREEVLKANVSSLYPIPANRMKFIELIKERKQLKEHKTEYVRRDGKRMYVSENAVGEFDSVGNLNYVRGYLIDETSERQLEEELFQSQRLETLGTLVGGIAHDFNNILNVILSHVWIMERWRQDSERVRKSFEAVRKAIERGANTVKQLLTFARKVDVVTESVRIGDVVNEVTALLKETFPQKIVFHVEIEQDIPLIHADPNQLNQVLLNLCVNARDAMLNGGTISIVTKKIGREMLNERFRENETDRYLLLQIKDTGTGMDKETLKHIFEPFFTTKKGGQGTGLGLSVVYGIMKVHNGLIDVESMVGKGTTFSLYFPIPPQTIEVFRHEEKKGMEFLKGHGELILAIEDEEPLRDFFKTFLEDNGYKVLLAADGLNGLLTYKVHMNEVNLVILDMGLPEMGGTEVLSELKRLNPEVKVMLASGYLEPEVKADALEKGATDFLPKPYETDELLMKIYRTLGRLGV
- a CDS encoding crossover junction endodeoxyribonuclease RuvC, with protein sequence MRNNKRILAIDPGTHYIGVAVLVGPKLVYYGVKTLSRRKPTREALKEGRKVIGLLIDDFSPSILAVEKTFFAKSSNGTLLNTFAREIVWIGKRRGLSVEVMAANTVRKIVCKNGKATKQDVGKAVVSLYPELSPYLSSDRRWKEKFYYNMFDAVALGLASNDKHEMF
- a CDS encoding helix-turn-helix transcriptional regulator; the protein is MENKNRRRIPSLLRKYRRVRGFKQKEVAMLLNLKSPSRISRWEKGACFPSVKNLFRLAIIYRVLVDAIFPDLYHSLKEELKKREDDLFGRKGPSKKAALD
- a CDS encoding helix-turn-helix domain-containing protein, with protein sequence MERRVIRPGEWYWADKAVIQEYARKLGLLTVGVYHFLASMVDENQDCYPSQKYVAERIGCSRESVSRAVKRLVENKLISVWKTPGERKVYHLLPVTMFFKETKVSRKGTPDVSREDTNNNKGTRNKNNNVVGVKKSYPSDTTEVKPPEGSDREIKEKLLAHDLSEALDDRDHLSIYLSYAKKYPEPFLRRILSETRMTPESRIRKSRAALFRYLLNIYAE